The genomic region GACCGCGACTGCCCGGACCCCTTCAAGCGCCAGCGCATCGAGCGGCCGCTGCCCCTGGGCGTGCGCTGCATCGACGGGCTGCTCACGGTGGGCGAGGGCCAGCGCGTGGGCCTCTTCGCCGGCTCCGGCGTCGGTAAGTCCACGCTGATGGGACAGATCGCCCGCAACACCCAGGCGGACCTGAGCGTCGTCGCGCTGATCGGCGAGCGTGGTCGCGAGGTGCGCGAGTTCATCGAGGACGCCATGGGCGAGGAGGGCATGAAGCGCGCCGTGCTGGTGTGCGCCACCTCCGACCAGCCCAGCCTGGTGCGTCTGCGCGCCGCCTACGTGGCCACCGCCATCGCCGAGTACTTCCGCGAGCGCGGCGGCAACGTCCTCTTCATGCTCGACACGGTGACGCGTCTGGCGCGTGCCCAGCGTGAGATTGGCCTGGCCATCGGCGAGCCCCCGGCCCGCCAGGGCTACCCGCCCAGCGTGTTCTCCATGCTGCCGCGCATCCTCGAGCGCACGGGTAACTCGGACAAGGGCAAGTGCACCGCCATCTACACCTGCCTGGTGGCCGGCGGTGACATGGAAGAGCCCATCGCCGACGAAGTCCGAGGTATTCTCGACGGCCACTTCATCCTCAACCGCGCCCTGGGCGAGCGCAACCAGTGGCCCGCGATGGACGTGCTGGCCAGCCTCTCCCGTGTGATGAGCGGGATCGTCTCCAAGGAGCACAAGCAGGCGGCCGGCAAGCTGCGCGAGACGCTCTCCACCTACGAAAAGCAGAGAGATCTCATCCTCCTGGGCGCCTACCAGTACGGCACGGACCCCCGGACGGACTACGCCATCGACAAGTACGACGCCATCATCGACTTCCTCAAGCAGGACACCCACTCGAACTCGCCCTTCGAGGAGACAGTCGAGAAGCTCATCGGACTCTTCCAGGACTGACGAAACGGGGTTTTCCGGGTTAGGATGGGGACCCCATGCCCCAGTACCGGTTAGAGACCCTCCTGGAGATGCGCGCCCGCGCCAAGGAGGAAGCTGAACAGGCGTTCTCCGCGTCCATCAAGGCCCTCGAGAAGGAGAAGCAGGAGCTCAAGCGCCTCGAGGACGATCTCGAGCGGCGCAAGGCCGAGCGCAAGCAGAAGGTCATGGCATACCTCAACGAGGTCATGGCCAAGGGTGCCGGCATCAACGGTATGAACATGATGAGCCGCTTCGAGCAGCGCCTCAAGGACGAGGAGGCGCAGGTGGCGCTCGACATCGAGCGTCAGAAGGAAGCGGTGAAGGTGGCCGAGCGGCTCGTCGAGCAGCGGCGTCGGGAGATGGCGGAGGCGGCCAAGGAGCTCAAGGCCATCGAGAAGCACAAGGAGAACTGGAAGAAGCAGGTGAAGCACGAGCGCCAGCAGCGCGAGGAGCTGACCCAGGAAGAGATCGGCAATGCCTTGTTCCTGGCCCGGCAGCGCAAGTAACCTCTCCCCCCCCTCCTCAGGTACGAAGCGATGAGCCGAGTCGAAGACGATCGCAGGGCAGACCAGATTGCGCAGCGCCTGCTTCAGGAGAAGCAGAAGGCCGAGGCCAAGTCCAAGGACGCGCGCGCCGGGGAGAACGCCTTCTCGAAGCTGGTGCAGCAGAGCCAGACCACCAAGGCGCAGACCCAGCAGAAGCAGGAGACGAAGCAGAGCCTGGCCCAGCAGGTGTTCGCGCGCCTCAAGGAGGGGCAGGGCACCGAGGTCCGCCAGCAGGAGGGTGCCAACACCCGGCAGGCCGCGCAGCGCCAGGAGTCCGGCAAGGCCCAGGGCCGTCAGGAGGCCAGGAACGTCGAGGAGCGCGTGCAGACGGCGCACACCGGCGAGGCCGAGAAGATGGCCGAGGGCAAGGCGACGGACACCGCCCACGGCGAGGTGATGACCGCGGACCGCAAGGAGGGCCAGGCGACCACCTCGGCTCGCGGCGAGTCGCGCACCTCGGACGCGAAGGCGGAGGGCGACACCAAGGCGGACGAGCGCAGCGACGCGCTG from Hyalangium gracile harbors:
- a CDS encoding flagellar assembly protein FliH, whose protein sequence is MPQYRLETLLEMRARAKEEAEQAFSASIKALEKEKQELKRLEDDLERRKAERKQKVMAYLNEVMAKGAGINGMNMMSRFEQRLKDEEAQVALDIERQKEAVKVAERLVEQRRREMAEAAKELKAIEKHKENWKKQVKHERQQREELTQEEIGNALFLARQRK
- the sctN gene encoding type III secretion system ATPase SctN, translated to MAIDLSHYYALLKESSLLRVRGRVTELTGLVVKASVPNVRVGEVVYIKARAAKVKAEVVGFQGDEVMLMPLGELSGIGPDSEVIPTGNPLTIKCGDQLLGRVLGGTGEPIDGKPLPDGMLDWSVDRDCPDPFKRQRIERPLPLGVRCIDGLLTVGEGQRVGLFAGSGVGKSTLMGQIARNTQADLSVVALIGERGREVREFIEDAMGEEGMKRAVLVCATSDQPSLVRLRAAYVATAIAEYFRERGGNVLFMLDTVTRLARAQREIGLAIGEPPARQGYPPSVFSMLPRILERTGNSDKGKCTAIYTCLVAGGDMEEPIADEVRGILDGHFILNRALGERNQWPAMDVLASLSRVMSGIVSKEHKQAAGKLRETLSTYEKQRDLILLGAYQYGTDPRTDYAIDKYDAIIDFLKQDTHSNSPFEETVEKLIGLFQD
- a CDS encoding flagellar hook-length control protein FliK, encoding MSRVEDDRRADQIAQRLLQEKQKAEAKSKDARAGENAFSKLVQQSQTTKAQTQQKQETKQSLAQQVFARLKEGQGTEVRQQEGANTRQAAQRQESGKAQGRQEARNVEERVQTAHTGEAEKMAEGKATDTAHGEVMTADRKEGQATTSARGESRTSDAKAEGDTKADERSDALRSAGRSAQKGELKSDADSGGGQSGGNNKDGKQGGESAAAAGFRFNPALMAPVPVAKPKPTAGSDKLRAIANEIAQKIVERVRVGTNGAGAAEFQIDLRSNVLSGLSIKLSAKNGKIQAVFSGNDRDVLKMIEEQSEGLKSALQGRGLKLEELRFEARA